The following proteins come from a genomic window of Roseofilum capinflatum BLCC-M114:
- the era gene encoding GTPase Era gives MTHSRDPESEALNDIAPASFNLIPEPPPGFKSGFVGIIGRPNVGKSTIMNQLVGQKIAITSPVAQTTRNRLRGILTTSEAQFIFVDTPGIHKPHHELGKVLVENAKLAIKSVDVVLFVVDSGVAAGGGDRYIAELLSNVKLPIILGLNKADQQPDDFEAIDRTYEQLAQAHHWPTLKFSALTGEGLDSLQTRLAENLDSGPYYYPPDLVTDQPERFIMGELIREQILLLTRQEVPHSVAVEIERVEETPKITRVFAAINVERDSQKAILIGKKGSMLKSIGTAAREQMQKLILGQVYLELFVKVRPKWRHSRARLSQFGYQVGED, from the coding sequence ATGACCCATTCTCGCGATCCTGAATCTGAAGCTTTGAACGATATTGCCCCTGCATCTTTCAATTTAATTCCCGAACCCCCTCCTGGCTTTAAGTCTGGGTTTGTGGGGATTATCGGCCGTCCCAATGTGGGCAAGTCCACAATTATGAATCAGTTGGTGGGCCAAAAAATTGCCATTACTTCCCCGGTGGCTCAAACGACACGCAACCGCTTACGGGGAATCCTGACGACTTCAGAGGCCCAGTTTATTTTTGTGGATACTCCTGGAATTCATAAACCCCACCATGAGTTGGGGAAGGTGTTGGTGGAAAATGCGAAATTGGCGATTAAATCGGTGGATGTGGTGTTGTTTGTGGTCGATAGTGGGGTGGCTGCGGGAGGGGGCGATCGCTATATTGCCGAGCTGCTCTCGAATGTGAAGTTACCGATTATTCTCGGTTTGAATAAAGCGGATCAACAACCGGATGATTTTGAGGCGATCGATCGAACCTATGAGCAACTAGCCCAAGCTCATCATTGGCCAACCCTGAAATTTTCTGCCCTTACGGGTGAGGGGTTAGACTCCCTACAAACCCGGTTGGCGGAAAACTTAGACTCTGGCCCCTACTATTATCCCCCCGATTTGGTCACTGACCAACCGGAACGCTTTATTATGGGTGAATTAATCCGGGAACAAATCTTACTGTTGACGCGCCAAGAAGTGCCCCATTCGGTGGCTGTCGAAATTGAACGAGTGGAAGAAACTCCGAAAATTACCCGCGTTTTTGCGGCAATTAATGTGGAGCGAGATTCCCAAAAAGCGATTTTGATTGGTAAAAAGGGATCGATGCTCAAAAGTATTGGTACGGCGGCACGGGAACAGATGCAAAAACTGATTTTAGGTCAGGTTTATTTGGAGTTATTTGTTAAGGTCAGACCGAAATGGCGACACTCTCGCGCTCGTCTGTCCCAGTTTGGCTATCAAGTGGGAGAGGATTAA
- a CDS encoding Uma2 family endonuclease, with product MSPTETAFKRVSPPFPDKETLPTMYDLPSEEIGDSGLPDLYHVWQAELCSATFRPPTYPPEQILVAGDLNLYYDPEHPRWYKRPDWYAVVGVPHLYDETEARLSYVFWQEEVPPIMIVELLSPGTRNEDLGKTKRRGKQPTKWEVYEQILGIPYYIVFDRYRDQLQVFQLQRNRYQEQELTESRFWFPELELGLGLWLGKYHGLERQWLRWYDAQGNWIPTPEEEAERANQRANNAEQRANAAEQAQKAAIPRLLSMGMSREQVAEILGLSIKEVSQWGQS from the coding sequence ATGTCTCCCACCGAAACTGCTTTCAAACGGGTTTCTCCTCCCTTCCCCGACAAAGAAACCCTGCCCACCATGTACGATCTACCCAGCGAAGAAATAGGAGATTCTGGATTGCCTGACCTGTATCATGTGTGGCAAGCCGAACTCTGTAGCGCCACATTCCGTCCCCCAACCTATCCCCCCGAACAAATCCTAGTTGCTGGTGACTTAAACCTCTACTATGACCCCGAACATCCCCGATGGTACAAGCGACCGGATTGGTATGCTGTAGTGGGAGTACCTCACCTGTACGACGAAACCGAAGCTCGGTTAAGTTATGTGTTCTGGCAAGAAGAAGTGCCACCGATTATGATCGTGGAACTACTCTCCCCAGGAACCCGCAATGAAGACTTGGGTAAAACCAAGCGACGGGGTAAACAGCCAACCAAATGGGAAGTCTACGAGCAAATTCTCGGCATTCCTTACTATATTGTTTTTGACCGCTATCGAGACCAGTTACAAGTCTTTCAACTGCAAAGAAATCGCTATCAAGAACAAGAATTGACTGAATCGAGATTCTGGTTTCCCGAATTAGAATTAGGACTGGGATTATGGTTGGGAAAATACCATGGATTAGAGCGACAATGGTTACGCTGGTATGATGCCCAGGGAAATTGGATTCCTACGCCAGAGGAAGAGGCTGAGAGGGCTAACCAACGAGCCAACAACGCTGAACAACGGGCTAATGCTGCCGAACAAGCGCAGAAAGCAGCAATTCCTCGGCTTTTGAGTATGGGGATGAGTCGCGAACAGGTGGCTGAAATCTTGGGACTCTCTATTAAGGAAGTGAGTCAGTGGGGACAAAGCTAA
- a CDS encoding Uma2 family endonuclease, whose product MATLSRSSVPVWLSSGRGLRSDRFYPLETRYTEQGYNYPDVMVISLPVELQEGRKETVTNPLMIAEVLSKSTKNYDKDEKFAAYRSISSFQEYLLIDQYQTKVEHYYKAKVNQWVFSEYQSRADLVKLTSLPCEISLADLYDDLQW is encoded by the coding sequence ATGGCGACACTCTCGCGCTCGTCTGTCCCAGTTTGGCTATCAAGTGGGAGAGGATTAAGGAGCGATCGCTTCTACCCCCTAGAAACTCGCTACACAGAGCAGGGTTACAATTACCCGGATGTCATGGTCATTTCTCTTCCAGTGGAACTGCAAGAAGGGCGCAAGGAAACCGTAACCAATCCCTTGATGATTGCTGAAGTCCTCTCTAAATCGACTAAAAACTATGACAAAGATGAAAAATTTGCCGCCTATCGCAGTATTTCCAGTTTTCAAGAGTATCTGTTAATCGATCAATATCAAACCAAAGTTGAGCATTATTATAAAGCAAAAGTCAATCAATGGGTATTTTCTGAATACCAAAGTAGAGCAGATTTGGTGAAGTTGACTTCTCTACCTTGTGAGATCTCTTTGGCTGATTTATATGACGATCTTCAATGGTAA